The following coding sequences lie in one Daphnia pulex isolate KAP4 chromosome 1, ASM2113471v1 genomic window:
- the LOC124191276 gene encoding aspartyl/asparaginyl beta-hydroxylase-like isoform X3 yields MSTDPSKKRKDKKKKKAMLEALQQEEYQEERAHVQQLEDVDEDFIVYPADDSDDTAPLLEESDGSGACAKIVFLVLLSSLGMAIGVIFFEMGGMQTLTGLMDVESIINAPPVKYDPPTTPVDVAIDDDFDQIDPSPIEPESLKDDKSDVIAEAVEAVKDLPVEVIETVTETVVVPEVVVKEIEEVIVEEPVVEEPVVEAEIVEQQTVETEAVEPVVQPTESVPEPIEELPVETVAEAVEEAIVVSENFESQLEDELAEVPQESFTMRAEREAVQGAVDEVWVMTVRCIEELRALQVMAKSSLTHAVIDSISQRLEPLRSQLDGLVKNTSDSVFDGALEQAAELERNLRAVLGELDEARNQDTILAEEEAARQEQLAAEAAEIVNEEPEEVMAEVQEEEKVEINEEPIQGEVEIEEQEVESLHEPVVSFEDVIAAEPELEVAAPEMVEEESQAETVPEAEVKEEVIAEEPEIEVAPEIFEEVGQVEADQPIVEEATNVPEIIEDSVEEPEENVEQELIENVIEPELEIATPEVFEEEAQADQPTVDVVFNEVAEETVPETVESAEEQIIDAPAPEATPESDYRFLSEVEEEQEVEEPLQVATEAFVVEPEVEQVAVPVAESVKDAPSRMQNLEEADRLVDQSPAQALALMEQILEKDPLNALGLYGRARSLDSLAEVERSNARLEQSVFAYRAVLDLEDQVDDQLYLKAALRCIDRMRFRGFHGKAIRIQQRLVARFPNDIQYQNQLAVGFLLTNQPEAARTILEGVLERWPKSGFAQVHLGFILKTTFEDYDAGARWMMAGIASREEGVIDGRFYSHLGDALTRLGKHQEAQRVYLDGEKEGVFLSHQQRSLYNVDRLTGKPWWDKESTTYGHFFDLLEANWRQIRNEGVALLTLEAPEGFADESEKLRDSGDWKQYELFAQGRKNAAHCTKAPVTCTLIENYPPALCKRGQVKFSIMHPGTHVWPHTGPTNCRIRAHLGLVVPGGAQLRVGNTTDTWEEGKFIIFDDSFEHEVWHKGSSYRLVLIVDLWHPELTAEEWRSLAPI; encoded by the exons ATGTCTACCGATCCCAGTAAAAAACgcaaagacaagaagaagaagaaag CCATGTTAGAGGCTTTACAACAAGAAGAGTATCAAGAGGAACGGGCCCATGTCCAGCAATTGGAAGATGTCGATGAAGATTTCATTGTTTATCCTGCCGATGACTCAG ATGATACCGCCCCCCTATTGGAAGAGAGTGATGGAAGCGGAGCTTGcgccaaaattgtttttctcgtcCTACTTTCCTCTCTGGGAATGGCCATTGGCgtgatattttttgaaatgggcGGCATGCAGACGTTGACTGGTCTAATGGACGTTGAATCGATCATTAATGCTCCTCCGGTCAAATATGATCCTCCAACTACTCCGGTGGATGTTGCAATTGATgacgattttgatcaaattgatCCTTCTCCTATAGAGCCAG AATCTTTAAAAGACGACAAAAGTGATGTGATAGCGGAAGCTGTTGAAGCCGTAAAAGACCTGCCGGTTGAGGTTATCGAAACTGTCACTGAAACTGTTGTTGTACCGGAGGTTGTCGTTAAGGAAATTGAGGAAGTAATAGTCGAAGAGCCGGTTGTAGAGGAGCCGGTAGTAGAGGCAGAAATTGTTGAACAGCAAACGGTAGAAACAGAAGCTGTCGAGCCAGTAGTTCAGCCAACAGAATCCGTTCCAGAACCCATTGAAGAACTGCCTGTTGAAACGGTCGCCGAGGCCGTTGAAGAAGCTATTGTTGTCAGCGAAAACTTTGAATCGCAATTGGAGGACGAACTGGCCGAAGTTCCACAAG AGTCCTTTACTATGCGAGCGGAAAGGGAAGCAGTCCAAGGAGCGGTCGATGAAGTTTGGGTCATGACAGTTAGATGCATCGAAGAATTGAGAGCCCTACAAGTAATGGCAAAATCATCACTAACCCACGCAGTTATTGATTCGATTAGTCAACGCCTGGAACCATTGAGAAGTCAGTTGGATGGCCTGGTGAAAAACACGTCCGACAGCGTTTTTGACGGCGCTTTGGAGCAGGCAGCTGAATTGGAGCGCAATCTTCGAGCCGTACTTGGAGAACTGGATGAGGCCCGGAACCAAGAC ACCATATTGGCAGAAGAAGAGGCCGCCCGACAAGAACAACTAGCTGCCGAAGCAGCTGAAATTGTTAATGAAGAGCCGGAAGAAGTGATGGCTGAAGTCCAAGAGGAAGAGAAGGTGGAAATCAACGAAGAACCAATTCAGGGAGAAGTAGAAATTGAAGAACAAGAGGTAGAATCTCTGCATGAACCG GTCGTAAGTTTTGAAGATGTGATTGCTGCGGAACCCGAACTTGAAGTCGCTGCACCGGAGATGGTTGAAGAGGAATCTCAAGCCGAAACAGTTCCAG AAGCAGAGGTTAAAGAAGAAGTGATTGCTGAAGAGCCTGAAATTGAAGTCGCGCCAGAGATTTTCGAAGAGGTAGGTCAAGTGGAAGCCGATCAACCCATAGTAGAAGAAGCCACCAATGTGCCTGAAATTATTGAGGACTCTGTTGAAGAGCCAGAAGAAAACGTAGAACAAGAGCTTATTGAAAATGTGATAGAACCCGAGCTTGAAATAGCAACACCAGAGGTTTTCGAAGAAGAAGCCCAAGCCGATCAACCAACAGTTGATGTTGTGTTTAACGAAGTGGCAGAAGAAACTGTGCCTGAAACCGTCGAGTCTGCGGAAGAACAAATTATTGATGCCCCAGCACCAGAAGCTACACCAGAGTCGGATTACAGGTTCCTGTCGGAAGTAGAGGAAGAACAGGAGGTTGAAGAACCCCTCCAAGTAGCGACTGAAGCATTTGTCGTTGAGCCAGAAGTAGAACAAGTCGCCGTACCCGTAGCAGAATCTGTTAAAGATGCGCCATCGAGGATGCAAAATCTGGAGGAGGCCGATCGGCTTGTGGACcag TCGCCAGCCCAGGCATTAGCTCTGATGGAACAGATTTTGGAGAAGGATCCCCTCAATGCGCTGGGCCTTTACGGCCGAGCTAGGAGCCTGGACTCACTCGCCGAAGTGGAAAGATCTAATGCTCGCTTGGAGCAGTCCGTCTTCGCTTACAGGGCTGTCCTAGATCTTGAAGACCAAGTTGATGATCAGCTTTATTTGAAAGCTGCTTTGCGCTGCATCGACCGGATGCGATTTAGAG GATTCCACGGCAAAGCCATCAGGATCCAGCAGAGACTCGTAGCCCGCTTCCCTAATGATATCCAATACCAGAATCAATTGGCTGTTGGTTTCCTTCTGACTAACCAACCCGAAGCCGCTCGAACAATTCTAGAAGGAGTGTTGGAGCGGTGGCCCAAGTCTGGTTTCGCTCAAGTTCATTTGGGCTTTATTCTGAAGACAACTTTCGAGGACTACGATGCCGGAGCTCGATGGATGATGGCAGGAATCGCATCTCGTGAAGAGGGAGTCATTGACGGCCGGTTTTACTCTCACCTGGGTGACGCCCTGACTCGATTAGGCAAACACCAAGAAGCCCAAAgg GTCTACCTCGATGGAGAAAAGGAAGgtgtctttctttctcatcAACAACGTTCGCTTTACAATGTAGATCGCCTTACCGGCAAGCCCTGGTGGGACAAGGAGTCGACCACTTATGggcatttctttgatttgttgGAAGCTAACTGGCGACAAATTCGTAATGAAGGAGTCGCGTTATTGACGTTGGAAGCTCCTGAGGGTTTCGCAGATGAGTCGGAAAAATTACGAGATTCTGGAGACTGGAAACAATATGAACTATTCGCGCAAGGCAGAAAGAATGCTGCACACTGCACTAAA GCTCCTGTAACGTGCACGCTGATTGAAAACTACCCACCTGCCCTTTGCAAACGGGGCCAAGTTAAGTTTAGCATAATGCACCCAGGCACTCACGTTTGGCCTCACACTGGTCCAACTAATTGCCGAATCCGAGCTCATTTAGGTCTAGTCGTTCCTGGTGGAGCTCAGCTTAGAGTGGGCAACACTACTGATACTTGGGAGGAGGGCAAGTTCATCATCTTCGATGACAGTTTCGAACATGAAGTCTGGCACAAAGGATCGTCTTATCGTTTGGTGCTCATCGTTGACCTGTGGCATCCCGAACTGACAGCTGAAGAATGGCGGTCTCTGGCTCCTATTTGA
- the LOC124191276 gene encoding titin-like isoform X1, producing the protein MSTDPSKKRKDKKKKKAMLEALQQEEYQEERAHVQQLEDVDEDFIVYPADDSDDTAPLLEESDGSGACAKIVFLVLLSSLGMAIGVIFFEMGGMQTLTGLMDVESIINAPPVKYDPPTTPVDVAIDDDFDQIDPSPIEPESLKDDKSDVIAEAVEAVKDLPVEVIETVTETVVVPEVVVKEIEEVIVEEPVVEEPVVEAEIVEQQTVETEAVEPVVQPTESVPEPIEELPVETVAEAVEEAIVVSENFESQLEDELAEVPQESFTMRAEREAVQGAVDEVWVMTVRCIEELRALQVMAKSSLTHAVIDSISQRLEPLRSQLDGLVKNTSDSVFDGALEQAAELERNLRAVLGELDEARNQDTILAEEEAARQEQLAAEAAEIVNEEPEEVMAEVQEEEKVEINEEPIQGEVEIEEQEVESLHEPVNEAIPEPVETLTEVVHETEVEILPEPEIETTAESILETLPETPSHTIVESIPDSEEKAVELIPESTVDSSTESVVETEPESQVVVIEDVIATEPNTVVESIADSEEEVIELIPESTVDSSTESVVETEPEAQVVVTEDVIATEPDTVVESIPDSVENVVELIPEPALDSSTESIVETEPESQVVVEDVIATQPDTVVEPIPDSVDNVVELIPEPAADSLTDSVVVTEPETLPEPQVVSFEDVIAAEPELEVAAPEMVEEESQAETVPEAEVKEEVIAEEPEIEVAPEIFEEVGQVEADQPIVEEATNVPEIIEDSVEEPEENVEQELIENVIEPELEIATPEVFEEEAQADQPTVDVVFNEVAEETVPETVESAEEQIIDAPAPEATPESDYRFLSEVEEEQEVEEPLQVATEAFVVEPEVEQVAVPVAESVKDAPSRMQNLEEADRLVDQSPAQALALMEQILEKDPLNALGLYGRARSLDSLAEVERSNARLEQSVFAYRAVLDLEDQVDDQLYLKAALRCIDRMRFRGFHGKAIRIQQRLVARFPNDIQYQNQLAVGFLLTNQPEAARTILEGVLERWPKSGFAQVHLGFILKTTFEDYDAGARWMMAGIASREEGVIDGRFYSHLGDALTRLGKHQEAQRVYLDGEKEGVFLSHQQRSLYNVDRLTGKPWWDKESTTYGHFFDLLEANWRQIRNEGVALLTLEAPEGFADESEKLRDSGDWKQYELFAQGRKNAAHCTKAPVTCTLIENYPPALCKRGQVKFSIMHPGTHVWPHTGPTNCRIRAHLGLVVPGGAQLRVGNTTDTWEEGKFIIFDDSFEHEVWHKGSSYRLVLIVDLWHPELTAEEWRSLAPI; encoded by the exons ATGTCTACCGATCCCAGTAAAAAACgcaaagacaagaagaagaagaaag CCATGTTAGAGGCTTTACAACAAGAAGAGTATCAAGAGGAACGGGCCCATGTCCAGCAATTGGAAGATGTCGATGAAGATTTCATTGTTTATCCTGCCGATGACTCAG ATGATACCGCCCCCCTATTGGAAGAGAGTGATGGAAGCGGAGCTTGcgccaaaattgtttttctcgtcCTACTTTCCTCTCTGGGAATGGCCATTGGCgtgatattttttgaaatgggcGGCATGCAGACGTTGACTGGTCTAATGGACGTTGAATCGATCATTAATGCTCCTCCGGTCAAATATGATCCTCCAACTACTCCGGTGGATGTTGCAATTGATgacgattttgatcaaattgatCCTTCTCCTATAGAGCCAG AATCTTTAAAAGACGACAAAAGTGATGTGATAGCGGAAGCTGTTGAAGCCGTAAAAGACCTGCCGGTTGAGGTTATCGAAACTGTCACTGAAACTGTTGTTGTACCGGAGGTTGTCGTTAAGGAAATTGAGGAAGTAATAGTCGAAGAGCCGGTTGTAGAGGAGCCGGTAGTAGAGGCAGAAATTGTTGAACAGCAAACGGTAGAAACAGAAGCTGTCGAGCCAGTAGTTCAGCCAACAGAATCCGTTCCAGAACCCATTGAAGAACTGCCTGTTGAAACGGTCGCCGAGGCCGTTGAAGAAGCTATTGTTGTCAGCGAAAACTTTGAATCGCAATTGGAGGACGAACTGGCCGAAGTTCCACAAG AGTCCTTTACTATGCGAGCGGAAAGGGAAGCAGTCCAAGGAGCGGTCGATGAAGTTTGGGTCATGACAGTTAGATGCATCGAAGAATTGAGAGCCCTACAAGTAATGGCAAAATCATCACTAACCCACGCAGTTATTGATTCGATTAGTCAACGCCTGGAACCATTGAGAAGTCAGTTGGATGGCCTGGTGAAAAACACGTCCGACAGCGTTTTTGACGGCGCTTTGGAGCAGGCAGCTGAATTGGAGCGCAATCTTCGAGCCGTACTTGGAGAACTGGATGAGGCCCGGAACCAAGAC ACCATATTGGCAGAAGAAGAGGCCGCCCGACAAGAACAACTAGCTGCCGAAGCAGCTGAAATTGTTAATGAAGAGCCGGAAGAAGTGATGGCTGAAGTCCAAGAGGAAGAGAAGGTGGAAATCAACGAAGAACCAATTCAGGGAGAAGTAGAAATTGAAGAACAAGAGGTAGAATCTCTGCATGAACCGGTAAATGAGGCTATTCCTGAACCCGTAGAAACCTTGACCGAGGTCGTGCATGAAACAGAAGTTGAAATTCTTCCGGAGCCGGAAATTGAGACTACTGCTGAATCCATTTTAGAAACCTTGCCCGAAACCCCCTCACACACAATAGTCGAGTCTATCCCTGATTCTGAGGAAAAAGCAGTAGAACTTATTCCCGAATCTACAGTAGATTCGTCAACGGAATCAGTTGTAGAAACCGAACCTGAATCACAGGTCGTAGTTATTGAAGATGTGATTGCCACGGAACCCAACACAGTAGTCGAATCCATCGCTGATTCTGAGGAAGAAGTAATAGAGCTTATTCCAGAATCTACAGTGGATTCGTCAACGGAATCAGTTGTAGAAACTGAACCTGAAGCACAGGTCGTAGTTACTGAGGATGTGATTGCTACGGAACCTGACACAGTAGTCGAATCCATCCCTGACTCTGTAGAAAACGTAGTTGAACTCATACCCGAACCTGCATTGGATTCGTCTACGGAATCAATTGTGGAAACTGAACCTGAATCACAGGTCGTAGTTGAAGATGTCATTGCCACACAACCCGATACAGTAGTCGAACCCATCCCTGACTCTGTAGACAACGTAGTAGAACTCATACCCGAACCTGCAGCGGATTCGTTAACGGACTCAGTTGTAGTAACCGAACCTGAAACTCTTCCTGAGCCACAGGTCGTAAGTTTTGAAGATGTGATTGCTGCGGAACCCGAACTTGAAGTCGCTGCACCGGAGATGGTTGAAGAGGAATCTCAAGCCGAAACAGTTCCAG AAGCAGAGGTTAAAGAAGAAGTGATTGCTGAAGAGCCTGAAATTGAAGTCGCGCCAGAGATTTTCGAAGAGGTAGGTCAAGTGGAAGCCGATCAACCCATAGTAGAAGAAGCCACCAATGTGCCTGAAATTATTGAGGACTCTGTTGAAGAGCCAGAAGAAAACGTAGAACAAGAGCTTATTGAAAATGTGATAGAACCCGAGCTTGAAATAGCAACACCAGAGGTTTTCGAAGAAGAAGCCCAAGCCGATCAACCAACAGTTGATGTTGTGTTTAACGAAGTGGCAGAAGAAACTGTGCCTGAAACCGTCGAGTCTGCGGAAGAACAAATTATTGATGCCCCAGCACCAGAAGCTACACCAGAGTCGGATTACAGGTTCCTGTCGGAAGTAGAGGAAGAACAGGAGGTTGAAGAACCCCTCCAAGTAGCGACTGAAGCATTTGTCGTTGAGCCAGAAGTAGAACAAGTCGCCGTACCCGTAGCAGAATCTGTTAAAGATGCGCCATCGAGGATGCAAAATCTGGAGGAGGCCGATCGGCTTGTGGACcag TCGCCAGCCCAGGCATTAGCTCTGATGGAACAGATTTTGGAGAAGGATCCCCTCAATGCGCTGGGCCTTTACGGCCGAGCTAGGAGCCTGGACTCACTCGCCGAAGTGGAAAGATCTAATGCTCGCTTGGAGCAGTCCGTCTTCGCTTACAGGGCTGTCCTAGATCTTGAAGACCAAGTTGATGATCAGCTTTATTTGAAAGCTGCTTTGCGCTGCATCGACCGGATGCGATTTAGAG GATTCCACGGCAAAGCCATCAGGATCCAGCAGAGACTCGTAGCCCGCTTCCCTAATGATATCCAATACCAGAATCAATTGGCTGTTGGTTTCCTTCTGACTAACCAACCCGAAGCCGCTCGAACAATTCTAGAAGGAGTGTTGGAGCGGTGGCCCAAGTCTGGTTTCGCTCAAGTTCATTTGGGCTTTATTCTGAAGACAACTTTCGAGGACTACGATGCCGGAGCTCGATGGATGATGGCAGGAATCGCATCTCGTGAAGAGGGAGTCATTGACGGCCGGTTTTACTCTCACCTGGGTGACGCCCTGACTCGATTAGGCAAACACCAAGAAGCCCAAAgg GTCTACCTCGATGGAGAAAAGGAAGgtgtctttctttctcatcAACAACGTTCGCTTTACAATGTAGATCGCCTTACCGGCAAGCCCTGGTGGGACAAGGAGTCGACCACTTATGggcatttctttgatttgttgGAAGCTAACTGGCGACAAATTCGTAATGAAGGAGTCGCGTTATTGACGTTGGAAGCTCCTGAGGGTTTCGCAGATGAGTCGGAAAAATTACGAGATTCTGGAGACTGGAAACAATATGAACTATTCGCGCAAGGCAGAAAGAATGCTGCACACTGCACTAAA GCTCCTGTAACGTGCACGCTGATTGAAAACTACCCACCTGCCCTTTGCAAACGGGGCCAAGTTAAGTTTAGCATAATGCACCCAGGCACTCACGTTTGGCCTCACACTGGTCCAACTAATTGCCGAATCCGAGCTCATTTAGGTCTAGTCGTTCCTGGTGGAGCTCAGCTTAGAGTGGGCAACACTACTGATACTTGGGAGGAGGGCAAGTTCATCATCTTCGATGACAGTTTCGAACATGAAGTCTGGCACAAAGGATCGTCTTATCGTTTGGTGCTCATCGTTGACCTGTGGCATCCCGAACTGACAGCTGAAGAATGGCGGTCTCTGGCTCCTATTTGA
- the LOC124191276 gene encoding titin-like isoform X2 — protein sequence MSTDPSKKRKDKKKKKDDTAPLLEESDGSGACAKIVFLVLLSSLGMAIGVIFFEMGGMQTLTGLMDVESIINAPPVKYDPPTTPVDVAIDDDFDQIDPSPIEPESLKDDKSDVIAEAVEAVKDLPVEVIETVTETVVVPEVVVKEIEEVIVEEPVVEEPVVEAEIVEQQTVETEAVEPVVQPTESVPEPIEELPVETVAEAVEEAIVVSENFESQLEDELAEVPQESFTMRAEREAVQGAVDEVWVMTVRCIEELRALQVMAKSSLTHAVIDSISQRLEPLRSQLDGLVKNTSDSVFDGALEQAAELERNLRAVLGELDEARNQDTILAEEEAARQEQLAAEAAEIVNEEPEEVMAEVQEEEKVEINEEPIQGEVEIEEQEVESLHEPVNEAIPEPVETLTEVVHETEVEILPEPEIETTAESILETLPETPSHTIVESIPDSEEKAVELIPESTVDSSTESVVETEPESQVVVIEDVIATEPNTVVESIADSEEEVIELIPESTVDSSTESVVETEPEAQVVVTEDVIATEPDTVVESIPDSVENVVELIPEPALDSSTESIVETEPESQVVVEDVIATQPDTVVEPIPDSVDNVVELIPEPAADSLTDSVVVTEPETLPEPQVVSFEDVIAAEPELEVAAPEMVEEESQAETVPEAEVKEEVIAEEPEIEVAPEIFEEVGQVEADQPIVEEATNVPEIIEDSVEEPEENVEQELIENVIEPELEIATPEVFEEEAQADQPTVDVVFNEVAEETVPETVESAEEQIIDAPAPEATPESDYRFLSEVEEEQEVEEPLQVATEAFVVEPEVEQVAVPVAESVKDAPSRMQNLEEADRLVDQSPAQALALMEQILEKDPLNALGLYGRARSLDSLAEVERSNARLEQSVFAYRAVLDLEDQVDDQLYLKAALRCIDRMRFRGFHGKAIRIQQRLVARFPNDIQYQNQLAVGFLLTNQPEAARTILEGVLERWPKSGFAQVHLGFILKTTFEDYDAGARWMMAGIASREEGVIDGRFYSHLGDALTRLGKHQEAQRVYLDGEKEGVFLSHQQRSLYNVDRLTGKPWWDKESTTYGHFFDLLEANWRQIRNEGVALLTLEAPEGFADESEKLRDSGDWKQYELFAQGRKNAAHCTKAPVTCTLIENYPPALCKRGQVKFSIMHPGTHVWPHTGPTNCRIRAHLGLVVPGGAQLRVGNTTDTWEEGKFIIFDDSFEHEVWHKGSSYRLVLIVDLWHPELTAEEWRSLAPI from the exons ATGTCTACCGATCCCAGTAAAAAACgcaaagacaagaagaagaagaaag ATGATACCGCCCCCCTATTGGAAGAGAGTGATGGAAGCGGAGCTTGcgccaaaattgtttttctcgtcCTACTTTCCTCTCTGGGAATGGCCATTGGCgtgatattttttgaaatgggcGGCATGCAGACGTTGACTGGTCTAATGGACGTTGAATCGATCATTAATGCTCCTCCGGTCAAATATGATCCTCCAACTACTCCGGTGGATGTTGCAATTGATgacgattttgatcaaattgatCCTTCTCCTATAGAGCCAG AATCTTTAAAAGACGACAAAAGTGATGTGATAGCGGAAGCTGTTGAAGCCGTAAAAGACCTGCCGGTTGAGGTTATCGAAACTGTCACTGAAACTGTTGTTGTACCGGAGGTTGTCGTTAAGGAAATTGAGGAAGTAATAGTCGAAGAGCCGGTTGTAGAGGAGCCGGTAGTAGAGGCAGAAATTGTTGAACAGCAAACGGTAGAAACAGAAGCTGTCGAGCCAGTAGTTCAGCCAACAGAATCCGTTCCAGAACCCATTGAAGAACTGCCTGTTGAAACGGTCGCCGAGGCCGTTGAAGAAGCTATTGTTGTCAGCGAAAACTTTGAATCGCAATTGGAGGACGAACTGGCCGAAGTTCCACAAG AGTCCTTTACTATGCGAGCGGAAAGGGAAGCAGTCCAAGGAGCGGTCGATGAAGTTTGGGTCATGACAGTTAGATGCATCGAAGAATTGAGAGCCCTACAAGTAATGGCAAAATCATCACTAACCCACGCAGTTATTGATTCGATTAGTCAACGCCTGGAACCATTGAGAAGTCAGTTGGATGGCCTGGTGAAAAACACGTCCGACAGCGTTTTTGACGGCGCTTTGGAGCAGGCAGCTGAATTGGAGCGCAATCTTCGAGCCGTACTTGGAGAACTGGATGAGGCCCGGAACCAAGAC ACCATATTGGCAGAAGAAGAGGCCGCCCGACAAGAACAACTAGCTGCCGAAGCAGCTGAAATTGTTAATGAAGAGCCGGAAGAAGTGATGGCTGAAGTCCAAGAGGAAGAGAAGGTGGAAATCAACGAAGAACCAATTCAGGGAGAAGTAGAAATTGAAGAACAAGAGGTAGAATCTCTGCATGAACCGGTAAATGAGGCTATTCCTGAACCCGTAGAAACCTTGACCGAGGTCGTGCATGAAACAGAAGTTGAAATTCTTCCGGAGCCGGAAATTGAGACTACTGCTGAATCCATTTTAGAAACCTTGCCCGAAACCCCCTCACACACAATAGTCGAGTCTATCCCTGATTCTGAGGAAAAAGCAGTAGAACTTATTCCCGAATCTACAGTAGATTCGTCAACGGAATCAGTTGTAGAAACCGAACCTGAATCACAGGTCGTAGTTATTGAAGATGTGATTGCCACGGAACCCAACACAGTAGTCGAATCCATCGCTGATTCTGAGGAAGAAGTAATAGAGCTTATTCCAGAATCTACAGTGGATTCGTCAACGGAATCAGTTGTAGAAACTGAACCTGAAGCACAGGTCGTAGTTACTGAGGATGTGATTGCTACGGAACCTGACACAGTAGTCGAATCCATCCCTGACTCTGTAGAAAACGTAGTTGAACTCATACCCGAACCTGCATTGGATTCGTCTACGGAATCAATTGTGGAAACTGAACCTGAATCACAGGTCGTAGTTGAAGATGTCATTGCCACACAACCCGATACAGTAGTCGAACCCATCCCTGACTCTGTAGACAACGTAGTAGAACTCATACCCGAACCTGCAGCGGATTCGTTAACGGACTCAGTTGTAGTAACCGAACCTGAAACTCTTCCTGAGCCACAGGTCGTAAGTTTTGAAGATGTGATTGCTGCGGAACCCGAACTTGAAGTCGCTGCACCGGAGATGGTTGAAGAGGAATCTCAAGCCGAAACAGTTCCAG AAGCAGAGGTTAAAGAAGAAGTGATTGCTGAAGAGCCTGAAATTGAAGTCGCGCCAGAGATTTTCGAAGAGGTAGGTCAAGTGGAAGCCGATCAACCCATAGTAGAAGAAGCCACCAATGTGCCTGAAATTATTGAGGACTCTGTTGAAGAGCCAGAAGAAAACGTAGAACAAGAGCTTATTGAAAATGTGATAGAACCCGAGCTTGAAATAGCAACACCAGAGGTTTTCGAAGAAGAAGCCCAAGCCGATCAACCAACAGTTGATGTTGTGTTTAACGAAGTGGCAGAAGAAACTGTGCCTGAAACCGTCGAGTCTGCGGAAGAACAAATTATTGATGCCCCAGCACCAGAAGCTACACCAGAGTCGGATTACAGGTTCCTGTCGGAAGTAGAGGAAGAACAGGAGGTTGAAGAACCCCTCCAAGTAGCGACTGAAGCATTTGTCGTTGAGCCAGAAGTAGAACAAGTCGCCGTACCCGTAGCAGAATCTGTTAAAGATGCGCCATCGAGGATGCAAAATCTGGAGGAGGCCGATCGGCTTGTGGACcag TCGCCAGCCCAGGCATTAGCTCTGATGGAACAGATTTTGGAGAAGGATCCCCTCAATGCGCTGGGCCTTTACGGCCGAGCTAGGAGCCTGGACTCACTCGCCGAAGTGGAAAGATCTAATGCTCGCTTGGAGCAGTCCGTCTTCGCTTACAGGGCTGTCCTAGATCTTGAAGACCAAGTTGATGATCAGCTTTATTTGAAAGCTGCTTTGCGCTGCATCGACCGGATGCGATTTAGAG GATTCCACGGCAAAGCCATCAGGATCCAGCAGAGACTCGTAGCCCGCTTCCCTAATGATATCCAATACCAGAATCAATTGGCTGTTGGTTTCCTTCTGACTAACCAACCCGAAGCCGCTCGAACAATTCTAGAAGGAGTGTTGGAGCGGTGGCCCAAGTCTGGTTTCGCTCAAGTTCATTTGGGCTTTATTCTGAAGACAACTTTCGAGGACTACGATGCCGGAGCTCGATGGATGATGGCAGGAATCGCATCTCGTGAAGAGGGAGTCATTGACGGCCGGTTTTACTCTCACCTGGGTGACGCCCTGACTCGATTAGGCAAACACCAAGAAGCCCAAAgg GTCTACCTCGATGGAGAAAAGGAAGgtgtctttctttctcatcAACAACGTTCGCTTTACAATGTAGATCGCCTTACCGGCAAGCCCTGGTGGGACAAGGAGTCGACCACTTATGggcatttctttgatttgttgGAAGCTAACTGGCGACAAATTCGTAATGAAGGAGTCGCGTTATTGACGTTGGAAGCTCCTGAGGGTTTCGCAGATGAGTCGGAAAAATTACGAGATTCTGGAGACTGGAAACAATATGAACTATTCGCGCAAGGCAGAAAGAATGCTGCACACTGCACTAAA GCTCCTGTAACGTGCACGCTGATTGAAAACTACCCACCTGCCCTTTGCAAACGGGGCCAAGTTAAGTTTAGCATAATGCACCCAGGCACTCACGTTTGGCCTCACACTGGTCCAACTAATTGCCGAATCCGAGCTCATTTAGGTCTAGTCGTTCCTGGTGGAGCTCAGCTTAGAGTGGGCAACACTACTGATACTTGGGAGGAGGGCAAGTTCATCATCTTCGATGACAGTTTCGAACATGAAGTCTGGCACAAAGGATCGTCTTATCGTTTGGTGCTCATCGTTGACCTGTGGCATCCCGAACTGACAGCTGAAGAATGGCGGTCTCTGGCTCCTATTTGA